The genomic DNA TTGTGAACAACTTGGCGGAGCTTGTGACTTAAAATTTAGCGCAGAAACATTCAAGGATATTTCTGATCAAAGTAGAGCTCACGGTATGGAAATGTTTCAAAAACAAGACGAAGATCATAAAGGTGCAATGGGCAAGATGACTGAACTTATGCAAACTCCTGGTGCTATGCAAACTTGGATGGCAGATAAAGAAAAAGAATTCGATGCAGTCCCACAAGACTAATGTTGTTTAACTTACTAGTGCGCTTAAATTGATATTGATTCTGAAAACCTACATCTATAAAAGTTTTTACTTATATAGCCGTCACGAATTATAAAAATAATAGCGCATAAGAATATTTTTTGTAAAAAAATTTAAATAATTATTTCAAACGTCTCAAAAAGATAACGTTATCTTCGAGCATCACACGGTGTCCGTTTGGACTCATAGCTTCACGTTTACATTTTTCTAATTTGATTGTTTTCCATT from Acidimicrobiia bacterium includes the following:
- a CDS encoding DUF1059 domain-containing protein, which encodes MKTMTCEQLGGACDLKFSAETFKDISDQSRAHGMEMFQKQDEDHKGAMGKMTELMQTPGAMQTWMADKEKEFDAVPQD